A portion of the Gemmatimonas sp. genome contains these proteins:
- a CDS encoding NADH-quinone oxidoreductase subunit J, protein MTGFFEFQFYLFALLAVVSALLFVTRKNAVPAALWLVNVMFALAGLYVMLDAPFVGAIQVLVYAGAIMVVFVFVVMLLNLGRHEISDLRSLGARLGAGFMGLALLANLLVAQRHRLPRVAPAPMSDNVVEPVAAALFTDYLVAFELTSIVLLVAVVGAVLLAKKRASA, encoded by the coding sequence ATGACCGGGTTCTTCGAGTTCCAGTTCTATCTCTTCGCGCTGCTGGCCGTCGTGTCGGCGCTGCTCTTCGTGACGCGCAAGAATGCGGTTCCGGCGGCGCTGTGGCTCGTGAACGTGATGTTCGCGCTCGCGGGGCTGTACGTGATGCTGGATGCACCGTTCGTGGGGGCCATCCAGGTACTGGTGTACGCCGGGGCCATCATGGTGGTGTTCGTCTTCGTGGTCATGCTCCTCAATCTCGGTCGGCATGAGATCTCCGACCTGCGCTCACTCGGCGCGCGGTTGGGGGCCGGCTTCATGGGACTCGCGCTGCTGGCCAATCTGCTGGTGGCCCAGCGCCACCGACTGCCGCGCGTTGCGCCGGCGCCCATGTCGGACAACGTGGTTGAACCGGTCGCCGCGGCGCTCTTCACCGACTACCTGGTGGCCTTCGAGCTCACGAGCATCGTGCTGCTCGTGGCGGTGGTTGGCGCGGTGCTCCTGGCCAAGAAGCGAGCCTCGGCATGA
- the nuoK gene encoding NADH-quinone oxidoreductase subunit NuoK, with amino-acid sequence MITEALIVSAILFVIGVVGVLTRRNAIILFMCAELMLNAVNLSFVAFAKLHNITGQVFVIMVMSVAAAEAAIGLAIIIAIFRHFGTVDLSKIRSLRG; translated from the coding sequence ATGATCACCGAAGCGCTCATCGTATCCGCCATTCTCTTCGTGATCGGCGTGGTCGGCGTGCTGACCCGGCGCAATGCGATCATCCTGTTCATGTGCGCCGAGCTCATGCTCAACGCCGTGAACCTCAGCTTCGTGGCGTTCGCCAAGCTCCATAACATCACCGGGCAGGTGTTCGTGATCATGGTCATGTCCGTCGCTGCGGCGGAAGCCGCCATCGGGCTGGCCATCATCATCGCGATCTTCCGGCACTTCGGCACGGTGGACCTTTCGAAAATCCGGAGCCTCCGCGGATGA